The following is a genomic window from Mya arenaria isolate MELC-2E11 chromosome 4, ASM2691426v1.
caaaccgttctcaagatattgagcagaaatgttttttacattgggggtcgccgcgaccttgacctttgacctagtgaccccaaaatcaatagggatcttctacacctcatgaccaacctccctaccaagtttggtgaacctaggtcaaaccgttctcaagatattgagcggaaatgttttttacattgggggtcgccgcgaccttgacctttgacctagtgaccccaaaatcaatagggatcttctacacctcatgaccaacctccctaccaagtttggtgaacctaggtcaaaccgttctcaagatattgagcggaaatgttttttacattgggggtcgccgcgaccttgacctttgacctagtgaccccaaaaacaatagggatcttctacacctcatgaccaacctccctaccaagtttggtgaacctaggtcaaaccgttctcaagatattgagcggaaatgttttttacattgggggtcgccgcgaccttgacctttgacctagtgaccccaaaaacaatagggatcttctacacctcatgaccaacctccctaccaagtttggtgaacctaggtcaaaccgttctcaagatattgagcggaaatgttttttacattgggggtcgccgcgaccttgacctttgacctagtgaccccaaaaacaatagggatcctctacacctcatgaccaacctccctaccaagtttggtgaacctaggtcatgcggttttccagttatcgatcggaaacgaagtgtgacgtacggacggactgacggactgacggactaccggactgacggacagggcaaaaacaatatgtctcccccagagagggggagacataataagcCTCCCTTAGTACTACTAATTGTCTGAGTAAACTTTTAACTTGGCCTTAAATTTTTTGAGCAAGTTCTGACCATTTCTGATTTACACAATGACTTCATAATGGTTCAACTTTCCTAAACTAAGCTTACtggatttaaatgaaatatatgcattgtacTTTGACCAATACTTCTtgtagtttaaacattgattggATATAAACAGATGAGAAACTGACCACGGTTGTTTGCTAAAATATAAGTCTTTAGATAATGtagtatacatttaaatatttaaaacattaaattcatatatatgtatattttaactttCGAAAGAAGGTATGCATGAGTGCCACAGAGGAAACAAAAATCACACATACATACGTGGTTTTGTGTAATAAGACACGagtatgattttgaaataaaagagcAAGAGTTATGAACCTTTAAGTAGATATTAATATCTGCTGTGTAAAGTGTGTACCAAATTGTATTGAAGTATATTTTACAAGGTGTTAGAAATTACCAAGGTGTTGCATTTCAATGACACAGCCTATGACATAATCAAGGcaaggcttttaaaataactagGTTCTttcaacaacagcaaaaacaagAATCATTACTGAAATATGTTGCTGCAACATGATCCCTGAATCTATTCCCCGCCACATTTGGAGGTTGCTGCACTCCCTGTGCCAGTTGATCATCTGCATTATCATCCTCGTCATCAGAATCATCATCACCGTTAATAGGGATTGCTCTCTCTTTGCAGATGTTGTGCAGAACACAACATGCTACAATCACCCTGAAAGAATATATTGCAATTAGCAAGTCTTGTATATGGTTTCTTACTGCaatatagttttatatgtttaacatttttacaatggAAATGAATGCATTATAATGTGTTCCCACTGACATAAGGAGAGTTGACAAAAGACAATGACAAGAAACTCAATAAAATGATAGTGAATATATTATGGTAAAGAGTGACATATGCTTTCATATATTTCTAGtctaatgaaatataatatacttCAGGTAACTTGTTTTTCATCATTATGCTATCATCTTATCATTTAATAGGGCGTGAACTTTTTGACAACTATCTCTTTAAATGTCTGCCAAGGCAGCCctggtttgattcccagcctgggtATATGCAAGTTTGGTTTGTAGTCACCAAATAGGACAAGTAGGTTTTCTCCATGCCCTGGTTTCCCCTAGAAACTTACTTGCAAACTTTTTGTGGCTCCAAATTTATTCCTCCATGGAGGACACCAAACCTTTTCTTAAGTTGTCCAATAGATCTCTCCACAAGAGCTCGTGTGATTTTGTGACTtctgcaatataaaaaatgtacacaTCAAATCTATGTCATAAGTTGCATCTATGTATCATTGTTCTTTACATACACTTATCAATTGCGAAAATATTTCATCTCACAAAATCATCATATACAATCCTGTTACCGCATGCATGCAATATATTGGAAATACTGTATACTGAAAGTAAGAAATACACTGAAGAtatgatgtttatttatgaacatACATTTATTCCAAGGAAGTTTCTATATGCTTGTctacaattaaaataacattaaatgcatacatgtggCTGAATTCACCATTGATTAACTACTAAGCATATATTGCTAATTAGcattaacaagagatgtttgtcaaacattatgccccctgagcgccaagttgccagaaatatttggacaattgaatgaaatatgcatggactgaaatgacagctgatttgtcattggatgcatatgaggcaggtcatctactggtcatacctaatcttcatgtcaagtttgatgaccataggtccgggaattgttgagttatcactcggacaagctttggtcttccaacagaccgaccgacatgtgcaaagcaattatataacccctctgcttcgaaggggggcataattaaactagatgttcactgaaaactgatacttcaactcatgcatttagtgacatataaatttctactgtctactatataagaaaataaaatatggacaatcagaaaaccttttttcagcttacagtcacactgaccttgacctttgacccactgacctcaaaatcaatagggttcatctgctggtcatgaccaataagcctacctagtatgaggtccctgggtcaaagcgttctcaagttattgatcggaaaccgtttttcatgttaaggtcacactgaccttgacctttgacctcaaaatcaatagggttcatctgctggtcatgaccaatacacctaccaagtatgaggttcctgggtcaaagcgttctcaagttattgatcggaaaccgtttttcatgtaaaggtcacactgaccttgacctttgacccactgacctcaaaatcaatagggttcatctgctggtcatgaccaataagcctacctagtatgaggtccctgggtcaaagcgttctcaagttattgatcggaaaccgtttttcatgttaaggtcacactgaccttgacctttgacccactgacctcaaaatcaatagggttcatctgctggtcatgaccaatacacctaccaagtataaggttcctgggtcaaagcgttctcaagttattgatcggaaaccgtttttcatgtaaaggtcacactgaccttgacctttgacccactgacctcaaaatcaatagggttcatctgctggtgatgaccaatacacataccaagtatgaggtccctcggtcaaagcgttctcaagttattgatcggaaaccatttggtattccgaccgaccgaccgacagacagacagaccgaccgaccgaccgacatgtgcaaaacaatataccccacttttttcaaaagggggcataaaaatcatatttataaccCAAATGTTACATATAACACAAGAGGGATGAAATGTTACTTTGGGAATAATACCCTGAAATCATACCGGTTGTAGCCTTCTTCTGTTGCATTCTGTGGTGCCAGGTAGGGGGTTAGCAGCCATCTCTTAGCTGGATATCCACTATCTCCCAACAAGTAGTATCCATTTGCATGCCCCCCttcaaacaattcaaataaaccGCTTTCACGGAGCACCCTGCTATCATGGACCGATCCTGGCCATCTCGCAACTACATCTATAATTCTATGAAAAGGATCGAACACTACTTGAACATTTATGCTATGAACACCCTTTCTGTTCACAAACACTTCTTCATGTTCATGAGGAGCCTTAATTCCAATATGGGTCCCATCGATCACTCCAATAACATTCGGGAATCGGGCGATTCCCTGAAACTGTAATGAGTTTCGCCTGAACTGATCATCCATTGTTGGGAATCTAATAAATTGTCTCACAATATCTGGCGATGATAAGACATCAATGACTCTAGTCAAAACTCTAGAAACAGTTGGTTGGCTTACTTTGTGTAAGTCACTGTCATTTAATTGTATAGGCCCAGTTGCTTAGTACCTTAATGTGATTAATATTTTCTGCCGGGCACTTATGGCATTATTTCTATTCACTTTTGGGGTGATTCCATTCCCGATTAACTGTTCAAGATATAAGATGCCATTCATGTCAAATCTGTACCGCTGAATAATTTCCATTTCTGTCAAATCATTCAAATTTGGAGCACGATCCATGgcctgaaatagaaacaaatcATCTTGTCGTCAGTGATGGCTTATAGATATCACTAAATAATGGTCCAAAATTTGGTTAGGAATAAACcatttaatgcattaacaaaataacaatgttattgTACTGAATTACTCTGTAGTTCATAAATTAATTGCctgtgtattatatattttacaagttcAGAAAAAGctaataaataataagaaaaatatctGCAATAAAGTATGATTATATAGCTAGTACTGAACAAATTATTAGAGATGTTCAAGGATGAGTGTATTTAATCGTTTTTTTATAGATCGCGAAAACATGTTACTCTACAGTTTTATCTGAACAAAAGGTCTTATATCATTAAgtgatcaaaatatttgaatcactgttaaAAGATATACTGAATGATACATTCAATAGGGCAATCAGATACTAGTAgaagtaaaaaacaatataaacagaGCAATACAACCTTTGACGGGTACGATCGTTGGAGGT
Proteins encoded in this region:
- the LOC128232259 gene encoding putative nuclease HARBI1 isoform X1, which encodes MDDQFRRNSLQFQGIARFPNVIGVIDGTHIGIKAPHEHEEVFVNRKGVHSINVQVVFDPFHRIIDVVARWPGSVHDSRVLRESGLFELFEGGHANGYYLLGDSGYPAKRWLLTPYLAPQNATEEGYNRSHKITRALVERSIGQLKKRFGVLHGGINLEPQKVCKVIVACCVLHNICKERAIPINGDDDSDDEDDNADDQLAQGVQQPPNVAGNRFRDHVAATYFRP
- the LOC128232259 gene encoding putative nuclease HARBI1 isoform X2; translation: MDDQFRRNSLQFQGIARFPNVIGVIDGTHIGIKAPHEHEEVFVNRKGVHSINVQVVFDPFHRIIDVVARWPGSVHDSRVLRESGLFELFEGGHANGYYLLGDSGYPAKRWLLTPYLAPQNATEEGYNRVIVACCVLHNICKERAIPINGDDDSDDEDDNADDQLAQGVQQPPNVAGNRFRDHVAATYFRP